The DNA segment TGCAGCTGGATGGAAGGCAGTGGGGAGTTAGAGCGGTAGTGGCGGCCCAGGTCAGGGCTGCCCGGTGGATAGTTGAGGGGCAGGTGGATGCGGGGGCTGTCCCCAGGGGCATCGCTCATCAGGTTGAACTTGAGAGATTTCTGCAGCCCGGCCTCGTCCTCATCTTCCACTGGCTTCACAGGCTTTGGGGACTTGCTCTTCTTGcccttgcttttgtttcccttggagGCTTTGCTGCTGGGCTTGGGGGCATACAGGTCCTTGGTCTCCTTCTTACCGGCCTGGTAGCCACTCTTGGCTTCCCGCTGCCGGCAGTAGCGCACGAGCACTGCCAGGGCAATGAGCAAGGCCACAGCCACAACACCAGCCACCACACCAAAGAGGATGTTGCCACGCTGCTTGGAGCGCTCGTATTCCGGATCCCCAGCAATGTCGATGTCCAGTGGCGTGTCCAGGCTGTGGCCCAGCAGGGTCTCTAGCAGGGTGCGGTTGGCCAGGGTCTCGTTGACATAAAGGTGGACCAAGGCTGTGCCATAGCGTGGGGGCTTGCCACGGTCACTGACCTTTACCACTAGGCGGTGCAGACCGTGGTGGCGCCGCTCAATCTCCTTCTCGAGGGTGATGGCACCTGAATGTGACCCGATCTGGAAGAGTCCGTAAGGGTTGCCACCAGCAATGCTATAGGTCAACTCAGCATTGACACCAGAGTCAATGTCCTCAGCTGTCACCTGGCTGACCGTCTCACCAAGACGGGTCTGGGGGGTCAACAGCCGGTGGGAGGTGTTGGAAGGGGCGGTGATAAAAGGCGCATTGTCATTCTCATCCAGCACGTTGATGGTGACACCAACATAAGCTGAGCGAGGTGGGACACCGCCATCCACCGCCTTCAGCTGGAATGTATAGGTGCTTTGCTGTTCCCGATCAAAGCTCAGGCTGGAGAGAATCGTGCCCGTGCCATTCTGAATAACAAAGTCACCATTGTCCTGCTCCACTGTGAGCTGTACCCGGGCATTCTCCCCCTTATCCCCATCAATGACGGTCACCATGCCCACTGGACTCAGTGCCGGCATGTTCTCCATCACTGAGAAGTTGTAGCCACTCAGCATAAACTTGGGGTCATTGTCATTGCAGTCCAGCACGTTGACGAGGACGGTGGCTGTGCCCTGCAGGCTGGGGCTGCCCCGGTCGGCTGCCACCACCTTTAACTCATAACTGTCCCGCTGTTCCCGATCAAGGGATGTCTTCACCCGGATCTCTCCAGTCTCAGGTGAGATGGTGAAGAGGCCCTTGGCGGCTGGCTCAGGCTCCAGAGAGTAAACCAGCTCAGCATTAGAGCCCGAGTCAGCATCACTGGCAGTGACTTCGGTGACCACTTCACCTGGCTTGTTGTTTTCTGGGAAGGCAACCTCAGTGACGCTCTGGGTGAAGACAGGTGCATTGTCATTGACGTCTACCACCTGTACCTTGAGGGAGTTGGTACTAGAGAGTGGGGGGTTGCCAGAGTCCACGGCCACAATCTCTATGGTGTAGTCTTTGACCTTCTCGTAGTCAAGTGGGGTGGTGGTCTGCAGGAAGTACTTCTTTTTGCTGTCACTTCCCGTCTCACTGGCCTGGCGTAGCTGGAAGGGCACGTCACCTGCCACCACACAGGTGACAGCTGCATTCTCTCCCTCATCTCGGTCAGATACCTGTACCAGGGCTACAGCTGTCTCCTCTGCCACATCTTCTGAGATGTTCGCCATCCCGTCTTGATGGGTCACCAACCCTATGCCCCGGATCTCAATGGTGGGGGCATTGTCGTTCATGTCCTTCACAGTCACCACCACTTGGGCGCGGGCACTCTTGGGGTTGGTGCCTCGGTCCTTGGCGAGCACTGAGAAGCGCAGGGTACTTACATCTTCACGATCCACGGGGCCCTGCACAGTAATAAGTCCAGTGTTCCTGTCCAGTCGCAGAAGACGCCTCACCACTTCAGGCGCCTGGTGGAATGTGTAGTCAATCTCTGCATTGGCACCTTGGTCCGAGTCATTGGCTTTCACCTTCAGGgcaggggagaagaggaaaacaggaaTGAGTTAGTCTGGGGATAGCAAAGTCAGGGACACGTGTGCTGCCTTTCCAATGAGCACACCAGATATAATTCATTGAACATGGCACCATTTCCAAAAGCAGCACCTATACTGCCCTTTTCCCAACCCTGACATTGTGGCAGGTATCACTGATCTATTTCCCGGAGGAGCACAGATGCAGCCTGCAAATCCTCAGCAGCGCTACAAGCAACTAGTAGAGATGGGATGGGGCATAATTCAACTCTGCTTACCATTCCTGTTCCAGTGTGCCCAAATATGGGGATGAGGATCCAGCTAGCAACTGGGGCAGCCCTTCCAGCCAGTTAAACTGGCCTTCAACCCTTCTGGAGAGCTGGAAAGGTGTGAGTAGTGGAAATGGCATGTATGCATGACATATGTGTATAacatacacgcatgcacacacatgtgttaCAAGACTGGGGTTATTTGTTATCGTGTGAGAAGGTACGTGTTTGTGCGCTTGTGTATTTGCACACGAGTAGAGCCCCACATGCCCCACCTGGAGGCCACAGGTGAGGGGATTTCTTTTGAAAGGAGCCAGGTGGGGATATGGGTCAGAATGAGCCTGCCAGGCCACTGCTCTCTCAAACCGGGGAAACCTGTTTCAGCAGCTTCTTCCCTCCTGCCTGGCCCTGGCTAGGCACCAACTTGAGGAATCTGGGCGGCCGAGCTGCGGCCGACAGGGAGGGGTTGGTGCAGGCCACAGAGCTTGCTGGCAGCGGGCTGGGATCCCAGCACGAAACAATGAACTGTCTGTCCCTTTGCAGTGGGCACGCCCTCCCACGCCAATGCCGACGCATACTCGGCCCAACTCTACAAATATGGGTGGTGATGGGGCAACAGGAACCTGGTGGGAATGGCTATGAGGTACCACTGGTCAGGGAGAAACAGAGGGTTCGAATTATGTCACAGCCAGACAGAATGTGATGGCAGTAGGATGTGGGTGTTGGGGATAAACAGACAGGTATAACTTGGCAGAGTCTCTGAGAAGCACAGCGGAagagtcctgggttcaaatcccagctccatcacTTTCCAActaactatgtgaccttgggccaatTACTCAACCTCCTCAAGCCTCAGTctacaaaatgtataaaatggggatgataatagaaCCTATCTCACGGGGTTGtggtgagaattaagtgagataatacttCTAAAACTGCCTAACACTGCCTGGCACGTGGCAAGAGCTCCCTAAATAGCATCTatccctcttttttgttttgttttgctttgttttagagagagagagcatgaactggggagagggacagaagaagagaaagagaaaaagagaaaaagagagagagagagagacagagagagagagagagagagagagagagagagaaagatgtaagcaggctccatgcccaatgcaaagtccaacgcagggctcaaccccatgaccctgggattatgacctgagctgaattcaagagtcaaatgcttaaccgactgagccacccacacaccccaacaTTCATCCCTCTTTTTGTCCATCCGCCTGTCCATCTCAGAAAATTTGTGCTAACACAGTGCTGGACACCACATCTGGTGGGCCCTCAAACCAAGGCTagtctcctctccttctggctgGGAACCAGGACTCTTTCAACAGTGGAGACACCTGGGCAGGGCTTCCTAGCAACCCTGGTATTTGCTAACCCCTGTGAGAGCCAACCTGTTTCTTCTCACCAACCGCCCTGTCCCCGGTCTATCTGTCCCCTACCTTTTCATTATGATTTCCACCTGTCTCCAGACTGGTCACCCTGCTTCTTATCTACCTGTCTTGCCATCTTACCTCCCTTTGTCTGGATGACTCTTCACTcctgtctctgtttccctccccgcCTTTTTGAGttcttcctgcctctttcccatTGCTTGTCCTTTCCCATCCTCtcttttctgcccttcctctagcCCCATCTCTGCCCTGCTTTCTTGCTTCAGCCCACTGGAAGGGGATGTAAGTTGTTACATGCATAGGCTTTGAAACCAGACTGCTGGATGGGGTCAGGGTGGGATGTGAACACATCAGCTGGGTGAGATCAGGTGAGTTTCCAAATCTCTATGGGCTCAGTTTCCCAtcagtgaaatggggataatgctTACCTTgtactgtaaggattaaatgacataatacaCATAATGTGTtcagaacactgcctggcacccAGGCTGTTATTATTCACCATCTCTGATGGTCTGTCTCCCTATTCTTCCTCAGTCTCTCTTCTACACGTTCAAGTCCACcagcctcttaaaaaaaaaaaggacaggactGAAACTCCTTCCCATGCCCTGCTTCAGTTTAAGGATACAGAATGAAGGGTTTCCCAGGATGGTAACGGTATACAGGGCAGGCTGTGCCCTCCTCAGCTCCCTCACTTCAAAGACAGACAGCTTCAGCccagggggaaggagaaaggagctGGGGCTGGCAGGAGGCCAGGGCTGAGATGACAGCAGGAGATACGCCCACCTGTCTGCAGGGACGCTTTCTTTGCTCCCTCCCAGGCCCTGGCTCCACCAAGCTGCCCAAGCCCCTGGGGCAGTTCCCATGGAGAGGGGTGCTGAGAACTTCAGTAGAAGCAACTGACCCTCCATTGTACCAAGCATCCCATACTCAAGAGCACCCTGTACCAGGGAAGGAAGCTGGTGTACAGACATCTGACTGCAGTTTTCTAGAACTGTGAGGACTCACTTGGCTAAAATAATCTCATTCGACTGTCAGGGAGAGGCAAAGTAAGGCTCTGTCCTCTAGTTTCAGGAGAATCTCATGTGGCTAAAGGGCCATTGGTTGGGAAGATATTCTCATCTCTGGAGAGACTGTTCTTGTTCCAACTTGGCTCACTCAGCTGGGGAGGAGAATATCATTTGACTTGGGAGGAGATTTCACTTCTCAGAGGTTTCTCCAACTTGAGTCGGCCTTGGGAATGAGTGAGGGGGGGGAGGATTGCTGTTCATATGCTATCTGTGCTACGCTATGTCACTCTAAGTAGCTTGATAGAGGAAAACCATATCACCTGCTGGGGTAGGGTGGGGCTTATAGGAAGATCTCACTGGGACTGGGGAAAAAAGCTCTTACCACAGTACCCTGGCAGTTTCCCCTTAAGTAAAGGGAACATTCATCAGGTTGGGTTGGGCTCCCATTTCTAAAGGTGGGAACCCTAACAGTTAGATGGAGGGGCCTCTCACCTGGATGACTGAGTGGCCTATGGGGCTGTTCTCAGACAGCTCAGCCTCATAGGAGGGCCGCTCGAACTTGGGGGCGTTGTCATTGGTGTCAAGCACAGTGACTCGAAGCAGGGCACTGCTGGCACGTGGGGGGCTGCCACCATCCTGCACCTTGATGGTGAGGTCATAGGAATCCCAGCGCTCCCGGTCCAGGTTGCCCATCACGATGAGCTGTGGCTGCTTCCCCTCCTGGTCCTCTGCCACCTGAAGCCCAAATAGCTCCTGGGCCTCGGGCCCGGCCTGCAGCTCATAGGACGCCACACCGTTGGGGCCAGCATCACGGTCAGAAGCCACCGGGATGGGGAAGAGTGAGCCGATGTTGGTGTTCTCAGGGATGGGTAACGTGATGACTGGCGAGGCGAAGTTGGGCGTGTTGTCATTGATGTCCTGTACCTCTATCTGGCCCTCTAACAGCCGGGGACTGCCATTCTGCACGAGGTCTGTAATAGACACCTCAAACTCCAGGATGCAGGGCTCACCGGGGAGCTGGTTCTGGCATTCACGGAGCCCCTCGCGGTCGATAGAGGTCTCCGTGGTGAAGATGTCTCCCGTCTTGCCATCCACCCGCAGGTACGGGGCGCCTACCTCTAGTTTGTACAGGTGGCCCATATCTGGAAAACCGTAGTCAGCTGCGAGGCTCCCAATGAGGGTGTTGGGTGGCTGTTCCTCCAGCACCTTGTACACCACCCGAGTGGCATGGCCTGGGGATGCGGCCAGCAGAAGCAGCAGTGTAAGTAACAAGGGAGGCAGCAGCAACCGTTGCCGCCCAGGGCCTGGGCTAGGCCTCAGGGGCCCCATCCTGGCAGGCTCTAGAATCAGGAGGGCTGCAAGGGGAAGAGGCAAAACAGGAGGTCAGCTGGGAGGAGGAACCCAAGCCAGCCCCTgactctccctctgccacctATACACTAGCCCATGAGGAGAGCTCAGCTCCAGCCCAgaaccctgattccaaaacccgGAACCCTGAGTTTCACCCACAGCTGGGTGTAGCAGCAGTGTCTGCCCCAGCTGGAGGAGCAGGTAAGGGGCCTGGAACAAGTCTAGAGCAGCTCCCGCCCATGGAACGCCCTGACCCTCCTGacactccctcctccctgctctctatTCTGTGCTTTGCCCAACACCTCCTTCTCACCAGCATCCTGCCTTAGTCACCCATGGTAATTACCCTGAtactgagatacagagagacagcaagtggaaGGGGAAGGCCTTAAGCAACCCCCCACATACATGGTAGGAAAGAGACACAGGCACCCCTTACATTCCCCAGACCCCACAAGGAGGGCCACTCAGGATGGCTGGAGAGAGTGGGAAGGACCTctcatttctctcccttctgAGATGCCAGTCAATATATGTGTATTAGATGTGACatgtcaaatgcctttttttttttaaatgtttatttacttagagagagagagagagagagagcgcacaagcagggtaggggcagagggggagacacggaatccgaagcaggctccacactgtcagcaaagccccactccaggctcgatcccacaaaccgtgagatcatgacctgagccacagtcggacgctcaactgactgagccaccgaggcaccctcaAATGACTCATTTCTGACAATAATCACCTACAGTGCCCAATGCTTTCACCCGCATGGGGGGGCCAGCTGAAACTAGGCACCTATCAAGGCTTGGAGATAGCTGGAGTTGAAGAGAAGGAGTtagccacccacctcccctcagaCACACGCTGCGCTGGCCAGTTCCCAGCActccagctcctccctccctcccctacttCCACTGCGGGCAGACTAGACACTGACAGGTGTGTGGAAGAACAGTGTAGAGGTTAACACTGGGGTCAGGACTGTGGTCAGGGCTGACTAGCCCTGGAAGTGGCATCGGGAGCTGCCCTGGCCTGTCTTTAGCAACTGTGAGCCCAGCAGGTCTAACTGGGACAGAACTGCCAACCACACCACCAGCCTCTCCCTGACCACTCCCCTCCAGGCCCTATGTAGAGTCTCTCAGTAAACATCTGGCTCCTATTTGACCCCTCTCCTCACAGACATCTGGCCCCTATTTCATACCTTGCCCCACCCCGCTTAACTGGTCCAGTCGCATCTCAGACATGCTTCTCCATGCCAGCCCCCAGGTCCTTCCAATTGGAGCCCCTGTGTGTCACAGCCAACCACAAGCTGCATTCCCATCACCCCAATAATTCACTTCTGCCCATCTCTTCCAGCTTTGAGGCTATGCATTTGCAGACCCCAGCCAGACCTACTACTGTCCCAGTCTTGACCCCTTCTTCCTCTAGGAGGCCATGGCCATGGCCAGCCCCTCTATTAATAAATCCAAAGTCAAGCATTTCCTGCAGAGGGCTCAGGGTCACTCTCCTTTTCCCACCTTCCCATTTGCACCTGAAGTACCTGCCTCCCACCTGGAAATCCTACCCAGCCTTGTCTTAGATGGCACCTATCCCACCAAAGGCAGACTCTGGCCCCCCAAGAAGCCTTCCCAGGCCTCTCCAGCCCATGGTGACCTCTCCTTTGTCCAACTCACAGCCATTATTGTCTGCTCCAATCCTGTGGCAATGAATCACTGAGCTCTCTGGGACACCGCCCTCCTGCCTGTGTTGTTCAACCCCAGTACTGTGCACCTATTCCTGCGTTCTCTGGCTCTCCAGGCAAACGCCAAACTTCCTGAAGGTAGGGCCAGGCTCCCTACATTCATCTCCCTGCCCCAACCCACGCACCTTCACAATGCTGGGCAccatgcattcaacaaatgtttattgtgacttacaatgtgccaggctctgtcccAGGCACTGGGACACAACAGCATACAAGATAGACTCAGTCTGCTACCGTGGCGCTCACAACAGTTCTACCTCAATGACTATCTGTCAATCTTGTTTGGTTGTAATCATTTGGCACATGTAAGGCTGCGGGATGGAGAAGACATCAGACAGTCTGAGGTGAACCCTAACTGCCCATTTCCTGGCTGCTGAGCAGGAGGAAATGATTtagagcttcagtttccttatctgtaaaatgggaataatactacCTATTGTCTAGGGAGTTTGAAATTTTGTGGGCTaaatgcctagcacacagtaaatAGTCAACAAATGCTCCCTCAAAGCACCTACAATTGTAGTTATGTGACTGTTTGGGAAGTAATTTGTCAAATGTCTTTCCTACAAGACTGAGCATACAGCAGGAGAGGCTCTGCTTTGTTTGCTCCTACATCCTCAGGACGCTGCTCTGGACCCAggacacagcaggcactcagaaAGAGGTCTAGAGTGACTATTTTAGCTCCCAGGCTTAGCTTATCCTGGCACTTTCTGGGTGGTTACTGCTTATTTCCTTACCCAATTCCCTTACTCCATTGAGAACCTACCGGGCAGTAGGGTCAAATTTAATCCCTCTCTGTTTAGGTCCCCAGTAGACTCTTAGCAAATGTTCACTGAACGCAGATTCCCTACACAAGTCAAACACTTGACTTCCTTCACATAGCCTTCCCGAACCACACCAGCTCCCACCGTCACTCCTTGACAGTAAGGTGCTCAGAGTGTGTGAGGCTGCTATCAGATGAGTGTGTGTGCTTGTTCTGAGTTGCAATCTTAATCTCTGTAAAGGAAGGAGGAATTTATCTAACGCCCCATGTGGAACCATCCTCCCATCACTTCCCCTCTACCTGCATGGACCTAGCACAAGGCTCATCTTACTTTCAAGCTCCAACCCAATCACACCTCCAATGGACTCTCACCAAAGAACCTCATTCCCTGCTGGGTACCTGAGCCTCTATCCCcccatgggggtgggaggggaacagcgcgcgcacacacacacacacacacacacacacgcacacacacacgatggaatcCTCTTGCACACCAATTCTATGCATAAATCTTGGGAGGGTGGGGTTATATGGGAATTACCCTAAACCTGACACAGAGGAGAAATAAGGCAGTGACTGCTTGCCTCCACTCACTCTCTTCAGAACAGGGATTCTTAACCTTTTTAGATCATAGCCCCCTTTATGAATTTTATGAAACCATGGTGcatatttttccaagaaaaaaatgaatgctcaCACATTTTGGCTATAAATTCAGAGGTCTGTGGTCTGACAGAGTCAgggtgattttgatttgtagcGGCTCCAATAGCTACAGGCTaagcccttccttccccctctcagGGTCACAATACACAGTTCTAACCCCTCAGGCCTCCCAGGCAGCACAAACACAGTAACCACCCCtaccccgccacacacacacacacattttttttctctctcactcattcaCACTGTCACCCTTAGGAGATCCCTTACCTCCATCCAGCAGAAGAGTCAGGAAAGGACTGTGGTATACAACTTCTGAGTTGGAAAGAGAACCACAGAGGAATATCCAAGGCCAGGAAGGTATAGGGAAGAAGGTGTTTTTAGGAAGTAGGAATTTAGGGGAACATAGGTTTGGGGGTGTGGCTACACACAGTGAGGGCCAGAGTTGAAGAAGCTTTAAGGCCCATGAAGTGCCTGGAAAGTTGCTTTAAAATgatgcccccaccccaggaattCTGATTCTAGGGGGAGGGACCTAGagaaccccccaccccagacagcAGGGTACAATATCAGGAAACACTAGGTCCCTGGAGTTAAGAAAGAAGTACAAATTCTACAGTCGCctttaccatcatcatcactgtcatcaCTATCATTATCATCCCAGTTAACACTCCCTGAGATTTTACTCCATTTGCAtacattatctcatctaatcctccCCACCCTCTGAAATGGGTACTTTATTATTACCCAGCTCCCCATGGTACAGATGataaaattgaggctcagaaagaatAAGGAACTGTCTCAGGTCACAAAAGTAGTAAGTGAAGAGTCAGGACGTGGGAAATAAGAATATCTCTTCAAGGCCCAGAGTCTGAGggggaaagaaaatcaacaaaggtCACAGAGGCTAGAATGTGTTTGCTATGTAgcatctcctccctccctccctctccccactccggGCTACCAACTTgcctggaaaggaaagaaagagagggctTGGGGTTCAGTCCTTGAACCCCAAgcctcccaggcctcccccacccccgcccccgaccACAGGGCGCATGCCATCCTAGGGATGCAGGAGTCAGAGGAACCAGGACCAGCAGTGAGGCAGCCCTAACCCTGGCCCCCATCATCCCTGAACTTTGCTCAGGTGGTTGATTATTGGGAGTCATTAGTCCCAGGCGACAGCTTTTGAAGTGATTAGCATCTTATCTGCCCTTGCCCAGGCACTGGCTGCCTTCCTGGCAAGGGtgtccccacctctgcccagTGACATAGGCACCCTGAGAAGCAGAGTTGCAGCATACACAGTG comes from the Prionailurus bengalensis isolate Pbe53 chromosome A1, Fcat_Pben_1.1_paternal_pri, whole genome shotgun sequence genome and includes:
- the PCDH1 gene encoding protocadherin-1 isoform X2, whose product is MDSRAGGRRCPEAALLILEPARMGPLRPSPGPGRQRLLLPPLLLTLLLLLAASPGHATRVVYKVLEEQPPNTLIGSLAADYGFPDMGHLYKLEVGAPYLRVDGKTGDIFTTETSIDREGLRECQNQLPGEPCILEFEVSITDLVQNGSPRLLEGQIEVQDINDNTPNFASPVITLPIPENTNIGSLFPIPVASDRDAGPNGVASYELQAGPEAQELFGLQVAEDQEGKQPQLIVMGNLDRERWDSYDLTIKVQDGGSPPRASSALLRVTVLDTNDNAPKFERPSYEAELSENSPIGHSVIQVKANDSDQGANAEIDYTFHQAPEVVRRLLRLDRNTGLITVQGPVDREDVSTLRFSVLAKDRGTNPKSARAQVVVTVKDMNDNAPTIEIRGIGLVTHQDGMANISEDVAEETAVALVQVSDRDEGENAAVTCVVAGDVPFQLRQASETGSDSKKKYFLQTTTPLDYEKVKDYTIEIVAVDSGNPPLSSTNSLKVQVVDVNDNAPVFTQSVTEVAFPENNKPGEVVTEVTASDADSGSNAELVYSLEPEPAAKGLFTISPETGEIRVKTSLDREQRDSYELKVVAADRGSPSLQGTATVLVNVLDCNDNDPKFMLSGYNFSVMENMPALSPVGMVTVIDGDKGENARVQLTVEQDNGDFVIQNGTGTILSSLSFDREQQSTYTFQLKAVDGGVPPRSAYVGVTINVLDENDNAPFITAPSNTSHRLLTPQTRLGETVSQVTAEDIDSGVNAELTYSIAGGNPYGLFQIGSHSGAITLEKEIERRHHGLHRLVVKVSDRGKPPRYGTALVHLYVNETLANRTLLETLLGHSLDTPLDIDIAGDPEYERSKQRGNILFGVVAGVVAVALLIALAVLVRYCRQREAKSGYQAGKKETKDLYAPKPSSKASKGNKSKGKKSKSPKPVKPVEDEDEAGLQKSLKFNLMSDAPGDSPRIHLPLNYPPGSPDLGRHYRSNSPLPSIQLQPQSPSASKKHQVVQDLPPANTFVGTGDTTSTGSEQYSDYSYRTNPPKYPSKQLPHRRVTFSATSQAQELQDPSQHSYYDSGLEESETPSSKSSSGPRLGPLALPEDHYERTTPDGSIGEMEHPENEPAGRSRP
- the PCDH1 gene encoding protocadherin-1 isoform X1; protein product: MDSRAGGRRCPEAALLILEPARMGPLRPSPGPGRQRLLLPPLLLTLLLLLAASPGHATRVVYKVLEEQPPNTLIGSLAADYGFPDMGHLYKLEVGAPYLRVDGKTGDIFTTETSIDREGLRECQNQLPGEPCILEFEVSITDLVQNGSPRLLEGQIEVQDINDNTPNFASPVITLPIPENTNIGSLFPIPVASDRDAGPNGVASYELQAGPEAQELFGLQVAEDQEGKQPQLIVMGNLDRERWDSYDLTIKVQDGGSPPRASSALLRVTVLDTNDNAPKFERPSYEAELSENSPIGHSVIQVKANDSDQGANAEIDYTFHQAPEVVRRLLRLDRNTGLITVQGPVDREDVSTLRFSVLAKDRGTNPKSARAQVVVTVKDMNDNAPTIEIRGIGLVTHQDGMANISEDVAEETAVALVQVSDRDEGENAAVTCVVAGDVPFQLRQASETGSDSKKKYFLQTTTPLDYEKVKDYTIEIVAVDSGNPPLSSTNSLKVQVVDVNDNAPVFTQSVTEVAFPENNKPGEVVTEVTASDADSGSNAELVYSLEPEPAAKGLFTISPETGEIRVKTSLDREQRDSYELKVVAADRGSPSLQGTATVLVNVLDCNDNDPKFMLSGYNFSVMENMPALSPVGMVTVIDGDKGENARVQLTVEQDNGDFVIQNGTGTILSSLSFDREQQSTYTFQLKAVDGGVPPRSAYVGVTINVLDENDNAPFITAPSNTSHRLLTPQTRLGETVSQVTAEDIDSGVNAELTYSIAGGNPYGLFQIGSHSGAITLEKEIERRHHGLHRLVVKVSDRGKPPRYGTALVHLYVNETLANRTLLETLLGHSLDTPLDIDIAGDPEYERSKQRGNILFGVVAGVVAVALLIALAVLVRYCRQREAKSGYQAGKKETKDLYAPKPSSKASKGNKSKGKKSKSPKPVKPVEDEDEAGLQKSLKFNLMSDAPGDSPRIHLPLNYPPGSPDLGRHYRSNSPLPSIQLQPQSPSASKKHQVVQDLPPANTFVGTGDTTSTGSEQYSDYSYRTNPPKYPSKQLPHRRVTFSATSQAQELQDPSQHSYYDSGLEESETPSSKSSSGPRLGPLALPEDHYERTTPDGSIGEMEHPENDLRPLPDVAMTGTCTQECSEFGHSDTCWMPGQSSPSRRTKSSALKLSTFVPYQDRGGQEPVGAGSPSPPEDRNTKTAPVRLLPSYSAFSHSSHDSCKDSATLEEIPLTQTSDFPPAATPASAQTAKREIYL
- the PCDH1 gene encoding protocadherin-1 isoform X3, yielding MDSRAGGRRCPEAALLILEPARMGPLRPSPGPGRQRLLLPPLLLTLLLLLAASPGHATRVVYKVLEEQPPNTLIGSLAADYGFPDMGHLYKLEVGAPYLRVDGKTGDIFTTETSIDREGLRECQNQLPGEPCILEFEVSITDLVQNGSPRLLEGQIEVQDINDNTPNFASPVITLPIPENTNIGSLFPIPVASDRDAGPNGVASYELQAGPEAQELFGLQVAEDQEGKQPQLIVMGNLDRERWDSYDLTIKVQDGGSPPRASSALLRVTVLDTNDNAPKFERPSYEAELSENSPIGHSVIQVKANDSDQGANAEIDYTFHQAPEVVRRLLRLDRNTGLITVQGPVDREDVSTLRFSVLAKDRGTNPKSARAQVVVTVKDMNDNAPTIEIRGIGLVTHQDGMANISEDVAEETAVALVQVSDRDEGENAAVTCVVAGDVPFQLRQASETGSDSKKKYFLQTTTPLDYEKVKDYTIEIVAVDSGNPPLSSTNSLKVQVVDVNDNAPVFTQSVTEVAFPENNKPGEVVTEVTASDADSGSNAELVYSLEPEPAAKGLFTISPETGEIRVKTSLDREQRDSYELKVVAADRGSPSLQGTATVLVNVLDCNDNDPKFMLSGYNFSVMENMPALSPVGMVTVIDGDKGENARVQLTVEQDNGDFVIQNGTGTILSSLSFDREQQSTYTFQLKAVDGGVPPRSAYVGVTINVLDENDNAPFITAPSNTSHRLLTPQTRLGETVSQVTAEDIDSGVNAELTYSIAGGNPYGLFQIGSHSGAITLEKEIERRHHGLHRLVVKVSDRGKPPRYGTALVHLYVNETLANRTLLETLLGHSLDTPLDIDIAGDPEYERSKQRGNILFGVVAGVVAVALLIALAVLVRYCRQREAKSGYQAGKKETKDLYAPKPSSKASKGNKSKGKKSKSPKPVKPVEDEDEAGLQKSLKFNLMSDAPGDSPRIHLPLNYPPGSPDLGRHYRSNSPLPSIQLQPQSPSASKKHQVVQDLPPANTFVGTGDTTSTGSEQYSDYSYRTNPPKYPSKQTPSWRLFTSTPGGRCSFTTSQPQMSRSILGTSSVITQTIRCFG